From Nitrospiria bacterium, one genomic window encodes:
- a CDS encoding tetratricopeptide repeat protein — MSGIFSRRLFSGFLFLFFIMGCSGSPSVREGGHVPLFKNLGKLHYPVTTSSGLAQKYFDQGLRLTFAFNHAEAIAAFTEAARLDSQCGMCYWGIALAFGPNINLPMEPSQEKEAFDALQKAVQLAETVTPKEQALIGALSKRYGEPFGEERAVRDWEYAEKMKKVVEQFPEDPDVATFYAEALMNLSPWNYWTQGGEPRERTTEIVATLESVLEKNPNHPGACHYYIHTVEASLQPERGLPCALRLGNLMPGAGHLVHMPAHIFMRVGRYQEAVSTNAQAVSVDEHYMEGHHSGGFYPMLYYPHNIHFLWAAASMEGRSEESMKAARTLVEKVPHHLVREIPPLEFFSPTLLFSMARFGKWDEILEEPKPPVDFTYTQGIWHFARGLALIRIERTREAETEFSNLMEIVHATPEEHVVGLNSAKALLQISEHILEGEMVANRGDINQAVFHFEEGIQIEEGLTYDEPPPWYQPVRQFLGAVLFSEGRFAEAENVYREDLKRNPENGWSLFGLAKSLESQNKTEEARKVKQRFQKAWKRADVSLKASRF; from the coding sequence ATGTCTGGCATTTTCTCTAGAAGGCTATTTTCGGGCTTTCTTTTTTTGTTTTTTATAATGGGATGTAGCGGGTCTCCTTCGGTTCGGGAAGGGGGACATGTCCCTCTTTTTAAAAATCTTGGAAAACTTCATTACCCCGTAACCACTTCTTCAGGTCTGGCCCAGAAATATTTTGACCAAGGCCTCCGGCTGACCTTTGCATTTAACCACGCAGAGGCCATCGCCGCCTTTACAGAGGCTGCCCGTTTAGATTCCCAATGCGGCATGTGCTATTGGGGAATTGCCCTGGCCTTCGGGCCCAACATCAACCTCCCCATGGAACCCTCTCAGGAAAAAGAAGCCTTTGACGCGCTCCAAAAAGCCGTTCAATTAGCGGAAACGGTAACCCCAAAGGAGCAGGCCCTCATTGGAGCGTTATCAAAGCGGTATGGGGAACCCTTTGGGGAAGAACGGGCCGTGAGAGATTGGGAATATGCGGAAAAAATGAAAAAAGTAGTGGAGCAATTTCCCGAAGACCCGGATGTCGCCACATTTTACGCAGAGGCCTTAATGAATCTGAGTCCATGGAATTACTGGACCCAAGGTGGAGAACCCCGGGAGCGAACGACGGAAATCGTGGCCACACTTGAAAGCGTTTTGGAGAAAAATCCAAATCATCCCGGTGCCTGTCATTATTATATTCATACCGTTGAAGCTTCACTTCAACCGGAGCGGGGGCTTCCCTGCGCACTTCGTTTAGGAAACCTGATGCCCGGTGCAGGACATCTGGTTCATATGCCCGCTCATATCTTTATGCGGGTAGGCCGGTATCAGGAAGCGGTTTCTACCAATGCCCAAGCGGTTTCGGTGGATGAGCATTATATGGAAGGCCATCATTCCGGGGGTTTTTATCCCATGCTGTATTACCCCCATAATATTCATTTTCTGTGGGCCGCCGCCAGCATGGAAGGGAGAAGCGAGGAATCCATGAAGGCCGCCCGAACACTGGTGGAAAAAGTTCCCCACCATCTGGTTCGGGAGATCCCCCCGTTGGAATTTTTTTCTCCCACACTTCTTTTTTCAATGGCCCGTTTTGGAAAATGGGATGAGATTCTAGAAGAACCGAAACCTCCGGTGGATTTCACCTATACCCAGGGAATATGGCATTTTGCCCGGGGCCTGGCATTAATCCGGATTGAACGGACCCGGGAAGCGGAGACCGAGTTTTCCAACCTCATGGAAATCGTCCACGCGACCCCCGAGGAACATGTAGTCGGCCTGAATTCCGCAAAAGCGTTGCTTCAGATTTCCGAACATATATTGGAAGGGGAGATGGTTGCAAACCGAGGTGATATCAATCAAGCCGTTTTCCATTTTGAGGAAGGGATTCAAATTGAAGAAGGGCTAACTTATGATGAGCCTCCCCCTTGGTATCAACCCGTTCGCCAGTTTTTGGGGGCGGTGTTGTTCTCAGAAGGCCGATTTGCTGAGGCGGAAAACGT